A stretch of the Lolium perenne isolate Kyuss_39 chromosome 3, Kyuss_2.0, whole genome shotgun sequence genome encodes the following:
- the LOC127345039 gene encoding histone H3.3-like: MARTKQTARKSTGGKAPRKQLASIAARKSAPTTGGVKKPHRYRPGTVALREIRKYQKSTDLLIRKLPFQRLVREIAQDFKTDLRFQSHAVLALQEAAEAYLVGLFEDTNLCAIHAKRVTIMPKDIQLARRIRGERA, encoded by the exons ATGGCGCGTACGAAGCAGACCGCCCGCAAGTCCACCGGCGGCAAGGCGCCCCGGAAGCAGCTCGCCTCCATT GCGGCGAGGAAGTCGGCCCCGACCACCGGCGGCGTGAAGAAGCCCCACCGCTACAGGCCCGGCACGGTGGCGCTCCGGGAGATCCGCAAGTACCAGAAGAGCACGGACCTGCTCATCCGCAAGCTTCCTTTCCAGCGCCTGGTGCGGGAGATCGCGCAGGACTTCAAGACGGACCTCCGCTTCCAGAGCCACGCCGTGCTCGCGCTCCAGGAGGCCGCCGAGGCATACCTCGTCGGACTTTTCGAGGACACCAACTTGTGCGCCATCCACGCCAAGCGCGTCACCATCATGCCCAAGGACATCCAGCTCGCCCGCCGCATCCGGGGAGAACGCGCCTAA
- the LOC127345036 gene encoding ribonuclease 2, which produces MATTKARAACLLLVWALVAADLLGTGLARASLGKEQREFDYFALALQWPGTICPSTRYCCAINGCCRPEPLQTFTIHGLWPDYDDGTWPSCCRETNYDADKILSLKPVMDLYWPSLYCSTSSTCFSGKGPFWAHEWEKHGTCSSPVVEDELQYFTTALDLYFKYNVTEMLATGGILISNGEQYALSDVISTIKLAFGGSPQIICKKGSVEELRLCFTKDLKPRDCLTTSALSKNLLKSSCPKNISLPTYDPNAFINSTLAVLPEASNSEMYFYTS; this is translated from the exons ATGGCGACGACGAAGGCGCGCGCGGCGTGCCTGCTGCTGGTCTGGGCGCTGGTCGCCGCCGATCTGCTCGGCACAGGCCTCGCCCGCGCGTCCCTGGGGAAGGAGCAGCGCGAGTTCGACTACTTCGCGCTCGCGCTGCAGTGGCCGGGCACCATCTGCCCCTCCACCCGCTACTGCTGCGCCATCAACGGCTGCTGCCG GCCGGAGCCGCTCCAGACGTTCACCATCC ACGGGCTGTGGCCGGACTACGACGACGGGACCTGGCCGTCGTGCTGCCGCGAGACCAACTACGACGCCGACAAG ATATTGTCTCTGAAGCCGGTGATGGACCTGTACTGGCCCTCCCTGTACTGCTCGACCTCCTCCACCTGCTTCAGTGGCAAGGGCCCCTTCTGGGCTCATGAG TGGG AGAAGCATGGAACGTGCTCGTCCCCTGTTGTCGAGGATGAACTGCAGTACTTCACCACTGCCCTTGACCTCTACTTCAAATATAACGTTACA GAAATGCTGGCGACTGGAGGTATCCTGATCTCAAATGGTGAACAATATGCACTGTCTGATGTCATCAGCACCATCAAACTTGCTTTTGGAGGCTCACCACAGATCATTTGCAAGAAGGGCTCGGTTGAAGAACTAAGGTTGTGCTTCACCAAAGATTTGAAG CCTCGTGATTGCCTCACTACTTCTGCATTGTCCAAAAACTTGTTGAAATCAAGTTGCCCTAAAAACATCTCCCTGCCAACATATGATCCCAATG CATTCATAAATTCAACCTTGGCGGTTCTCCCAGAAGCCAGCAACAGTGAGATGTATTTTTATACATCCTAA